From a single Oceanobacillus kimchii X50 genomic region:
- a CDS encoding amidase — MRIKAMMNNTVAIFVLSFTLLIGVAFTPTVFAEEQFSLEEITVKELKQGYQDGDFTVEEVVAAYLEKIEQYENTYNAFTFMNEDALEQAKEMDQRIQSGEAEGELAGVPIVIKEAVDVAGFPSTFGWEGFSKANGGVEIMPEVDAPIVQELKEAGAIILGKTNIPAFSASGTNASSSWAGDTYNAVNPKFAPGGSSSGTATAISGNFAVLGIAEETGGSIQNPAAAQGIVGVKPTFGLVTSAGTTPLAANTRDVLGPHARTVEDAAAMLDVIAGQNDQDENTEQAVIPEEGYSSSLDASSLEGKRLGVYGDGWRDEELSKETQEMYDREIKELEAQGAEIVEDPFANSGFKEFVEESGNIGYDALVSDMQSYLDRMDLDGNMPTISEIFNQVEEVPWAEGGPLNHFKEERGINFEEDLKDPYEVPDQNEFEEVRNKYIEIIDQVMEENDLDGFVYPQMSQETPLLHDEEGSIEATTVSEINISGLPLVTVPAGYYESGSPFALAFFGKQWSEAELLAMAYDYEQATQHREAPALQEGEELPQTATNNLNYVMFGAMIIVVGVILLTSKRIAIRRAN, encoded by the coding sequence ATGAGAATTAAAGCAATGATGAACAACACTGTAGCGATCTTTGTACTTTCATTTACACTACTGATAGGAGTTGCCTTTACTCCTACTGTTTTCGCAGAAGAACAATTCAGCCTTGAAGAGATTACTGTTAAGGAGTTAAAGCAGGGCTATCAAGATGGTGATTTTACAGTAGAAGAAGTAGTAGCGGCATATCTAGAAAAAATTGAACAATATGAGAATACGTACAATGCATTCACATTTATGAATGAAGATGCATTAGAACAAGCAAAAGAAATGGACCAACGAATACAGAGCGGGGAAGCTGAAGGCGAACTTGCAGGGGTACCAATTGTAATAAAAGAAGCAGTAGATGTAGCTGGTTTTCCTTCCACTTTTGGATGGGAAGGTTTTAGTAAAGCGAATGGGGGCGTTGAAATTATGCCGGAGGTGGACGCACCTATTGTACAGGAGTTAAAAGAAGCTGGAGCTATTATTTTAGGTAAGACAAATATTCCTGCATTTAGTGCTTCTGGAACAAATGCTAGTTCAAGTTGGGCAGGAGATACTTATAACGCTGTTAATCCTAAATTTGCACCGGGTGGAAGTAGTTCGGGTACAGCAACAGCGATTTCTGGTAACTTCGCAGTTCTAGGTATTGCTGAAGAAACTGGTGGATCGATTCAAAATCCAGCAGCCGCTCAAGGTATTGTAGGGGTGAAACCGACGTTTGGTTTGGTTACTAGTGCTGGTACAACACCTTTAGCAGCTAATACTAGGGATGTATTAGGTCCACATGCTAGAACAGTGGAAGATGCTGCAGCGATGTTGGATGTGATTGCTGGGCAAAATGACCAGGATGAAAATACAGAGCAAGCGGTTATTCCAGAAGAGGGTTACTCAAGCAGTCTTGATGCTTCAAGTTTAGAAGGAAAGCGTCTAGGAGTTTATGGTGACGGTTGGCGTGATGAAGAACTTTCTAAAGAGACTCAAGAGATGTATGATCGTGAAATCAAAGAGTTAGAAGCACAAGGAGCAGAGATTGTCGAAGACCCATTTGCTAATTCGGGATTTAAGGAGTTTGTGGAAGAGTCAGGAAATATCGGATACGATGCACTAGTAAGTGATATGCAAAGCTATTTGGATCGTATGGACCTAGACGGGAATATGCCCACAATATCAGAAATATTTAATCAAGTAGAAGAAGTCCCTTGGGCGGAAGGTGGCCCTCTGAATCACTTTAAAGAAGAGCGCGGAATTAATTTTGAAGAGGATTTAAAAGACCCTTACGAAGTACCAGACCAAAATGAATTTGAAGAGGTTAGAAATAAGTATATCGAAATAATAGATCAAGTTATGGAGGAAAACGATTTGGACGGTTTCGTTTATCCTCAAATGTCACAAGAAACACCTCTTTTGCATGATGAAGAGGGAAGCATTGAAGCAACAACAGTATCAGAAATTAACATAAGTGGGTTACCACTTGTGACAGTTCCTGCAGGTTACTATGAAAGTGGATCACCATTTGCATTAGCATTCTTCGGTAAACAATGGAGTGAAGCAGAATTATTAGCTATGGCGTATGATTATGAGCAAGCTACGCAACACCGTGAAGCACCTGCACTACAAGAAGGTGAAGAACTGCCTCAAACTGCTACAAATAACTTAAATTATGTTATGTTCGGAGCAATGATTATCGTAGTGGGTGTTATATTACTCACAAGCAAAAGAATAGCTATAAGAAGAGCGAACTAA
- a CDS encoding efflux RND transporter permease subunit, protein MSNIIIRFKKSVVILFFVLMVISAVAFLFVDVNYNMQDYLPEDAESTVGLDVMDEEFSSGVTNTNVMIENVTIQEAIDYKQEIESLDGVTEVLWLDDVVDLREPIEVADTDTVENYYKDNKALLAVTIESGKEVEATDQIYELIGEENAISGEAANTATQQKMAGSETMYAAALLIPIIVIILVLSTNSWLEPVFFLTAIGVSVLINLGTNIFVGEVSFITQSVAPILQLAVSLDYAIFLLHSFQDYRNRGNRPEEAMKLAMKESFPVVSASALTTFFGFTALMFMDFGIGADLGLSLVKGILLSFISVMVFLPALTLLFYPLIDKTQHKSLIPSFKGVGKKLIKLRIPVFILIALVIVPSFLAQSSTEFTYGMGEQPENTRLGSDINQIEEIFGESTSVVLLVPNNDIGKEQEMIQEIDTIDHVTSVVGYANMVGSTIPQDYLEENVTEQFLSENYSRIIINTDVGAEGDVPFSLVEEVRNVASSYYGDEALTLGESVALYDMKETVTADNKLVNILTIVTIAIVLLFSFRSISIPVVLLLTIQSAVWINLSVPYFTDTSLVFVGYLIVSTVQLAATVDYAILLTETYKQNRKDMAALPAIKKTIDDKLFSIAVSASILSSVGFILWLTSSNPIVGSIGLLLGRGALLAFILVITLLPALLVIGDKLIWKTTLGTRVYKEEKHEDN, encoded by the coding sequence TTGTCAAATATAATTATTCGATTTAAAAAATCTGTGGTCATTCTGTTCTTCGTATTAATGGTGATCTCAGCAGTTGCTTTCTTATTTGTAGATGTTAATTATAATATGCAAGATTATTTACCAGAGGATGCAGAATCAACTGTAGGATTAGACGTAATGGATGAAGAGTTTTCAAGCGGTGTTACTAATACGAATGTAATGATTGAGAATGTCACGATTCAAGAAGCAATAGACTATAAGCAAGAAATAGAGTCACTTGATGGTGTCACCGAGGTGTTATGGCTAGATGATGTCGTCGACCTGCGTGAACCAATCGAAGTGGCTGATACTGATACTGTAGAGAATTACTATAAGGATAATAAGGCACTTTTGGCTGTTACGATAGAAAGTGGTAAAGAAGTAGAAGCTACCGATCAAATTTACGAACTAATCGGTGAAGAAAATGCCATCTCTGGTGAAGCAGCGAATACAGCGACACAACAGAAGATGGCTGGTAGTGAAACAATGTATGCTGCAGCTTTACTAATCCCGATTATTGTTATCATACTTGTTCTATCGACAAATTCATGGTTAGAACCGGTATTTTTCCTAACTGCAATTGGTGTATCTGTACTGATTAACCTAGGTACAAATATCTTTGTAGGTGAAGTTTCTTTTATTACTCAATCGGTAGCGCCAATCTTACAACTAGCAGTCTCACTGGATTATGCCATATTCCTATTACATAGTTTCCAGGATTATCGTAATAGGGGAAATAGGCCTGAAGAAGCTATGAAACTGGCAATGAAAGAATCTTTCCCAGTTGTTAGTGCTAGTGCCTTAACTACTTTCTTTGGATTCACAGCTCTAATGTTTATGGACTTTGGAATTGGTGCTGATTTAGGATTAAGTCTTGTTAAAGGTATTTTATTGAGTTTCATTAGTGTCATGGTGTTTCTACCAGCATTAACATTATTATTCTATCCTTTGATTGATAAAACACAGCATAAATCACTTATTCCAAGTTTCAAAGGTGTAGGAAAGAAATTAATCAAATTACGAATTCCGGTATTTATTCTTATAGCACTGGTAATTGTTCCGAGTTTTCTTGCTCAAAGTAGTACTGAATTCACTTATGGTATGGGTGAGCAGCCAGAAAACACTCGCTTAGGTTCTGATATAAATCAGATTGAAGAGATTTTTGGAGAATCAACATCTGTCGTTCTATTAGTGCCAAATAATGATATTGGAAAAGAACAAGAAATGATACAAGAAATTGATACGATAGACCATGTAACATCTGTTGTGGGTTACGCTAATATGGTTGGAAGTACAATTCCACAGGATTATTTAGAGGAAAATGTAACCGAACAATTTCTTTCGGAAAACTACAGCAGAATTATTATTAATACTGACGTTGGTGCAGAAGGAGATGTACCATTTTCGTTAGTTGAAGAAGTTCGAAATGTAGCCTCCTCTTATTATGGAGATGAAGCATTAACGCTTGGAGAAAGTGTTGCGCTCTATGATATGAAAGAAACGGTCACGGCGGATAACAAATTAGTTAATATCCTTACAATTGTAACTATAGCAATTGTTTTGTTATTCAGCTTCCGTTCGATATCTATACCTGTTGTATTATTGCTGACTATACAATCAGCTGTATGGATTAACTTATCAGTACCATATTTTACAGATACATCCCTCGTATTTGTAGGATATTTAATTGTGAGTACGGTACAATTAGCTGCAACGGTAGATTATGCAATTCTTTTAACCGAGACGTATAAACAAAATCGTAAAGATATGGCCGCCTTACCTGCCATTAAAAAGACGATTGATGATAAATTATTCTCGATAGCGGTGTCTGCATCGATACTATCTAGTGTAGGATTTATTTTGTGGTTAACTTCATCGAATCCGATTGTAGGATCGATTGGTCTATTGCTAGGTAGAGGGGCGTTATTAGCCTTTATTCTAGTAATTACATTATTACCAGCATTACTTGTTATTGGAGATAAGTTGATATGGAAGACTACACTCGGTACGAGAGTTTATAAGGAGGAAAAGCATGAAGATAATTAA
- a CDS encoding TetR/AcrR family transcriptional regulator codes for MEKKLDRRKKYTRMVLKNSLMELLNEKPISSITIKELCSQADINRSTFYSHFTDQYDLLNHIEEEIIEELDQSLLQYNYQNKKEMFAMAKYLLDYVVNRSEHFRILFSEHGNKGFQHRVMEAAQSHIMSSLTHDHIISNKTRSKYISLYVISGSINVIERWLEDGMKESTEEMTKIITEVSNNGMLHANL; via the coding sequence ATGGAAAAGAAATTAGATCGAAGAAAAAAATATACTCGAATGGTATTAAAAAACAGTTTAATGGAACTTTTAAATGAGAAACCCATTTCTTCTATTACTATTAAAGAACTATGTTCTCAAGCGGATATCAATCGCTCCACTTTTTATAGCCATTTCACGGATCAATATGATTTACTTAATCATATTGAAGAAGAGATAATTGAAGAATTGGATCAAAGTTTACTGCAATATAATTATCAAAATAAAAAAGAAATGTTTGCAATGGCAAAATACTTACTGGACTATGTAGTTAATAGAAGTGAGCATTTCCGAATTCTTTTTAGTGAACATGGTAACAAGGGTTTTCAGCATAGAGTAATGGAAGCTGCCCAGTCGCATATCATGAGTTCATTAACTCATGACCATATAATATCCAATAAAACCCGTTCCAAGTATATTAGTCTATATGTGATTAGTGGTAGTATTAACGTCATTGAGCGTTGGCTAGAAGATGGAATGAAGGAGTCAACTGAAGAAATGACTAAAATAATTACAGAAGTCAGCAACAATGGTATGCTACATGCTAATTTATAG
- the rsgA gene encoding ribosome small subunit-dependent GTPase A: MNLNEFQQKYAYREEINYNGQMDLLARVVTEQKERYILQTINGSKPAVIKGKLRHEAISREDYPAVGDWVTLQEKDSNDIVIIDKVLPRFSSIVRKVAGLKTDAQIVASNVTKVFIVISADEKLNERKLERYLTAVWESGASPCIIFSKVDLASDIDTNIEHADSIAFGIPIFKWNATTEEGKENILANIHEDDSVVLIGSSGAGKSTLINALLTEKVLKTGSVREDDKRGRHTTTHRELFILPTGGVIIDTPGMRELQLWTEDGDTLSHTFSDINNLIAECRFTDCKHDTEPSCAVKEALQTGDLDEGRWNSYLKLQRELAYIERKQNAKLASEEKKKWKKISMQHKKKR; the protein is encoded by the coding sequence ATGAACTTGAACGAATTTCAACAAAAATATGCATATCGAGAAGAAATCAATTATAACGGACAAATGGATCTATTAGCTCGTGTAGTAACGGAACAAAAAGAACGATACATCTTACAGACGATAAATGGTTCCAAACCCGCAGTAATAAAAGGAAAATTGCGACATGAAGCTATCTCTAGAGAAGATTATCCAGCAGTTGGAGATTGGGTGACCTTACAAGAAAAAGACTCTAATGATATCGTAATTATTGATAAAGTGCTACCTAGATTTAGTAGTATTGTACGAAAGGTTGCTGGCTTGAAGACAGACGCACAAATCGTTGCTAGTAATGTTACAAAAGTATTTATTGTCATTAGTGCGGATGAAAAATTAAATGAACGGAAATTAGAACGTTATTTAACTGCTGTTTGGGAGAGCGGAGCCTCACCATGTATTATATTTTCGAAAGTAGACCTCGCCAGCGATATTGATACAAACATTGAACATGCTGACAGTATTGCTTTTGGTATTCCAATATTCAAATGGAATGCGACTACTGAAGAAGGCAAGGAAAACATTTTGGCCAATATTCACGAGGATGATTCTGTCGTCTTAATTGGAAGTTCAGGCGCTGGGAAATCTACACTTATTAATGCACTTTTGACGGAAAAAGTTCTAAAGACGGGATCTGTTAGAGAAGATGATAAACGCGGTAGGCATACCACTACACATCGAGAATTATTTATCTTACCAACTGGCGGGGTAATTATTGATACTCCCGGAATGCGAGAATTACAATTATGGACAGAAGATGGCGATACATTAAGCCATACTTTCTCAGATATTAATAATTTGATAGCTGAATGTAGATTTACAGACTGCAAACATGATACGGAGCCAAGCTGCGCAGTTAAAGAAGCTTTGCAAACGGGTGATCTTGATGAAGGGCGTTGGAATAGTTATCTTAAGTTACAACGTGAGTTAGCTTATATCGAACGAAAACAAAATGCAAAATTAGCTTCTGAAGAAAAAAAGAAGTGGAAGAAAATCAGCATGCAGCATAAAAAGAAAAGATAA
- a CDS encoding HAD family hydrolase, translating to MIKAVLFDLDNTLLDRDESIIRFIESQYSRMKYIFIDISQYYYVNRFIELDKQGYEPKEKVYNVLTQELSLPVFARDLLYEDYMNHFHQYCVPFSHIIDTLSNLKQSGYQLGIITNGLTDFQSASIKALRIERFFDLILISEKEKIKKPNAKIFQRALNRLQLSPEEAIFIGDHYENDVKAAENAGLRSIWKIRNQEVESQFPTFSDFTELIFIIEKLQ from the coding sequence TTGATAAAAGCGGTCCTATTTGATTTGGATAACACATTATTAGACCGAGATGAATCCATTATCCGATTTATCGAGAGCCAATATAGTCGTATGAAATATATATTTATTGATATTAGTCAGTATTATTATGTCAATCGTTTTATCGAATTGGATAAACAAGGATATGAGCCCAAAGAGAAGGTATATAATGTGCTAACTCAGGAACTTTCCTTACCTGTTTTTGCTAGAGATTTACTTTATGAAGACTACATGAATCATTTTCATCAATATTGCGTACCATTTTCCCATATAATTGATACATTGAGTAATTTGAAACAATCTGGATATCAATTAGGGATTATAACTAACGGGTTGACGGATTTTCAGTCGGCAAGCATTAAAGCTTTACGAATAGAACGATTTTTTGACCTAATCCTTATATCTGAAAAAGAGAAAATAAAGAAACCAAACGCTAAGATATTTCAACGTGCTTTGAATCGGTTACAACTATCACCGGAAGAGGCAATATTTATAGGTGATCATTATGAAAATGATGTGAAAGCTGCGGAAAATGCAGGTTTACGTAGCATATGGAAAATTAGAAATCAAGAAGTCGAAAGCCAATTTCCAACATTTAGCGATTTCACTGAACTCATTTTCATAATTGAGAAGCTACAGTAA
- a CDS encoding GNAT family N-acetyltransferase, whose amino-acid sequence MEYVLLEPLKLEDAYELLSFEKENKDYFERFVPSRGEDFYDHYSFMHRMENLIKEQKAGIGIYFLIKNNHGNILGRINVAEFDRESGHGILGYRIGKLYIKQGIASKALQMLLDNADTLAIHSLSAQTTIENKGSQKVLLRNGFVEDTSVAKYKVSFNNSTDDLITYRWVR is encoded by the coding sequence ATGGAATATGTTTTACTAGAACCTTTAAAGTTAGAGGATGCATATGAACTTCTTTCATTTGAAAAAGAAAATAAAGATTATTTTGAGAGGTTTGTCCCTTCAAGAGGAGAGGACTTTTATGACCATTATAGCTTTATGCACCGTATGGAAAATTTAATTAAAGAGCAAAAGGCTGGAATTGGAATTTACTTCTTAATTAAGAATAACCATGGAAATATTTTAGGGCGTATCAATGTTGCTGAATTCGATAGAGAAAGTGGGCATGGAATTCTGGGTTATCGAATTGGGAAACTATACATAAAACAGGGAATTGCTAGTAAAGCTCTACAAATGTTATTAGATAATGCTGATACTTTAGCAATCCATAGTTTAAGCGCTCAAACTACGATAGAAAATAAAGGATCGCAAAAGGTATTACTGCGAAATGGTTTTGTAGAGGATACATCTGTGGCGAAGTATAAAGTATCGTTTAATAATTCAACTGACGATTTAATTACTTATAGGTGGGTGCGGTAG
- a CDS encoding DUF6171 family protein, with protein sequence MSCKGCNRKTDFSSIQVDELVKEQLALEEDLVDDAIFEHRLDKCNQCTALLNQTTCSYCGCFVKFRARLAYKTCPYPSGGKWDI encoded by the coding sequence ATGAGTTGTAAAGGCTGCAATAGGAAAACTGACTTTTCCTCAATTCAAGTGGATGAACTTGTAAAAGAACAGCTTGCTTTGGAAGAGGATTTAGTTGATGACGCAATATTTGAACATAGACTAGACAAGTGTAATCAATGTACAGCCTTGCTCAATCAAACCACTTGCAGTTATTGTGGTTGCTTTGTAAAGTTTAGAGCGCGATTAGCTTATAAAACATGTCCCTATCCATCTGGAGGAAAGTGGGATATCTGA
- a CDS encoding DinB family protein translates to MLKFFEYNWQVRDEWLNWCETLPEDELFKRRVGGVNSIHYTLFHIIEVEYSWLRAIQEKQDVPINYKDYSSIASLQSLSKECRLEIASFFVDNPTFDSNKQVQPEWEKTSLSIQDILYHIIVHEIHHIGQLSIWAREIGLEPVSANFVDRDMIQVSHYLE, encoded by the coding sequence TTGTTAAAGTTCTTTGAGTATAATTGGCAAGTTCGTGACGAGTGGCTTAATTGGTGTGAAACTCTACCTGAAGATGAGTTGTTTAAAAGAAGAGTCGGTGGAGTAAATAGTATTCATTATACGTTATTTCATATTATTGAAGTGGAGTATAGTTGGCTCAGAGCCATTCAAGAGAAGCAAGATGTTCCGATAAACTATAAAGACTATTCATCTATTGCGTCATTACAATCCTTATCAAAAGAATGTCGGCTTGAAATAGCTAGTTTCTTCGTCGACAATCCTACTTTTGATAGTAACAAACAAGTTCAGCCAGAATGGGAAAAAACAAGCCTATCCATACAAGATATCTTATACCATATCATTGTTCATGAAATTCATCACATTGGTCAATTATCTATCTGGGCGCGGGAAATAGGACTAGAACCTGTCTCTGCTAATTTTGTTGACAGGGATATGATTCAAGTATCACATTATTTGGAATAG